A stretch of DNA from Diospyros lotus cultivar Yz01 chromosome 14, ASM1463336v1, whole genome shotgun sequence:
ATCTTAAGATTATATATGCAGAATAATTTGTAAATGTACAAGAAAGCATTAGTTAAAATAAGGGATTTTTCGTCCCTAGTAGTAATGATACTCATATGTAAGAATGGAAACAACTAGTTATTGGATTTGATCTAccatataaatgatttttcgACAAATGTTCAAACTAGgtgaaaatttatctttttatcgATACAAAAAATAACACCTTATAAACAATTATTCgaattattttagaataagGAAATCGTAGTTACGAGGAACCTACAAGATAGTAATTGGGAACAACTTGACgttattatacatatattaggCACATTTATAGTGCAACGAAAACATTTGTTCACTTTAAATATTctacaatatatttttattggtgaaatattttcaattatcaattgttttacaaaatatataaggCATTAGAAATGCATGGACAACTTATAACCCAATGAAAatagaatttagaaaatattgtaTTGATATCCCAATGCTATATATTGCGACAgttgtattaaaaatattatttataattcatataatataaagttaagaaattaaaaaaattaaatgttttattttctaataaaagattcaattatttaatataaaattggcattaaaaaataaaaaatattttttagaattgaACCGACCTTAATTAGTTATAAAATTGGTTAAGAGTTACAACAATATAGCATATTTTGCTGCATTAATTATTCCATTAATGACTTTGTAGGAgactacatatatatacacgcacatatatatatatagtagtgtgaattaatatacataaatatatataggaaaatgTTTCTTGTACAAATAATTGGAGAtgtcaaatgataaaaataccctAACCCAATTTATAGATTCACTACCCCTGCCCTTGGTCGCCTCCTCTCTCCTCTACCATGACGGCCTCCAGCAAGCTCCGCCTTATCTCATCGCCTCATCATCGCTCTGCGTCGCCTTATCGATTGCCGATGCATCGTCTTGTCGTTTTACTACAACGCCTCACTCGATCACTGTTGCATCTTGTCGTCACCCTACTACAGTGCCTCACGTGATTGCCGTTTTATCTTGCTGTCACCTTTGGATGAAGCCGCGGGTTTCATTTGCGGATGAAACCCAATCATGATTGAATGAAGTCCGATTCAATTATCGGACATGTCATCCAGTCAGTACATGTAGcagggtatatatatatatatatataatagtctgAATTAATCATAATGAATGgataaaaaagatgaaagagTAGAAAGACTTTTGATCAGTTGGATTTGTGTTGACAACAAGGAGAGGAGAAGTGTGATTGGAGAGCAAGAAACTTCAACTTAAAGCATATAACTTAATTAAGGGTAGgtagaagagagagagtggaACTTGGGGGTTGCCTCTAAGACTAGAAATGAGATTTTCCCAAGCCTTTCCATCGTTTGATGGGTTGCCTCTAAGACTGGAAATGAGATTTTCCCAAGCCTTTCCATCCTTTTATCAATTGCATTCAATTCCAAGCAAGCAAGCATACGCATCTTCCTCCCATTAATGTTCTGTCtctgtatatatgtgtgtatttataaCACAAATGATcaacacctctctctctctctctctctctctgtgagctgctgctgctgctgctgatgaAATCAAAGACCGAGTGCTGCGCATTAATAGAGATGGAGGGAAAGCACTGCAGCTGCTTCCTGCATGGAACGCTTGAAGCTACCATCTTCCATGCCACACCTTATGCACCACCACCTTTTCCCTTCAATGCACGTAGCTACTGCTCTGCTCCCTTTAACTACGCACCTCCTCTTAATTTCccatcattttctattttattattattattattctatgTATGAAATCGTTCACTATCTTACCCATTTCGTTTCCTGTAATAACTCACCAAATCACCTTAACCCACAAAAATCTGCATCTCAAGTcattctcaaataaattaatttgaaataccATCTTAAATAGACTATAAACCATCTTACCACCAAAGTattcttaattaaaattgattatattattattattgttgttatattttaatgaattatagTTTAATACCGTAGTCTTAGAATTAATTGGACTTTTTGAAGGTGcattatatgataaaaaaatttcaaaaaataatttataaatgtaaaaattacACTTGTGCAGTGTATGTTTGGGACGGGGAAGCCGGCGTACGTGACCATCAAGATCGGCGACAAGACAGTAGCGAGAACGAGCCAGGAGAGTGACCGGATATGGAACCAAACCTTCCAAATCCTCTGTGCCCATTCATCCGACTCCATCGTCACCATCACCTTGAAGACAAACTGCCATGTCTTGGGAAAATTTCACATGCCGGCCCGTCAGATTCTGAGCGAAGCAAGTCTGATCAATGGCTTCTTCCCCCTGACTGCAGAAAATGGAAACCCTAATTCGGGGCTCGAATTGAGATTTATGTTGTGGTTTAAACCCGCCAAACTCGAACCTTCCTGGGGAAAATTACTCAGCAGTGGCGGATTCGAGGGATCCAAGAATGCTGCTTTTCCTCAGCGCTCCAATTGCGTTGTTCGGCTGTATCAAGATGCGCATCATCGCCCTGGCTTTCAACCGCCTTTTGAGATTTGCGGCAGGCCGAGGAAGCTCTGGGAGGATGTGTTCAAAGCCATGGAGGATGCGAAGCATTTGATTTACATTGCGGGGTGGTCTTTCAACCCTAACATCGTGCTGGTAAATTCTGAACTATGAAATGAATTTCtcagttttgaaacatacagaGATTGGGCTTTTTTTATGGAAATCACGGCTGGAGATTAGATTAGAATTGGCATTTTTTATGCCAACTTTTGAACTGTACAAATGCATGTGGTCAATTTTGTGTGCATATATGACGGTGCTTTCTGTCTGGTAAGATCAGAATCATATCAAATTTGGATTAGGCGTATTTATTTAAGATATTTTGAGTTTAACTCTTGATTTGATTATGTTATAGGCCTATTTTTATCCTTTAGGTTTCTTGATAGGTTAATCGCCTTGTGTACTTCTCTTTAGAAATGGCTGCTTACTGCTATGCATGATAGCCATAAAATTTGAGTCCCGTGTTTGAGCCCCGTCCCGTGTTTCTTCCAACACTTTCAAATAGGTGCGTGACCCTGAGACAGAGATTCAGCATGCTCGTGGAGTGAAGCTGGGCGAATTGTTGAAGCGGAAAGCAGAGGAAGGCGTAGCTGTGAGAATAATGCTTTGGGATGATCAAACTTCCTTACCAATCATCAAGAACAAGGGGCTGATGAGAACGCATGATCAAGATGCCTTGGCCTACTTCAAATACACCAGAGTGGTATGCAGATTGTGCCCCCGGCTGCATCATAAGTTCCCGACAGTCTTTGCTCACCATCAGAAAACCATCACTGTGGATGCCAGGTTAGAGCCCTTCTCTTCTGGCAACCGCGAAATCATGAGTTTTCTTGGCGGATTAGATCTGTGTGACGGCCGCTATGACACTGAGGAACATTCGCCCTTTCGGACCCTTAACACAGAATCTCACAGCCATGATTTTTACCAGACAAGCCTTGCCGGAGCTAGCCTCCAGAGAGGCGGTCCAAGAGAGCCATGGCATGATACTCATGCTTGTATTGTTGGTGAAGCTGCCTGGGATGTCCTGAGAAATTTTGAGCAAAGGTGGAGGAAGCAATGTGATCCATCATTACTGGTCCCTGTAAATACAATCTCAGAACTCTGTCACCAGCCTACTCCGCCAAGGATTTCCAGCAAAAAGGACTGGAAAGTTCAAGTGTTTCGGTCAATTGACCATGTATCGGCTACCCAAATGCCTGAAAACCTTCGTGTAGAGCAGAGCATTCATGAAGCTTATGTAGAAGCAATAAGGCGTGCTGAGAGGTTTATATACATAGAAAACCAATACTTCATAGGAGGTTGTCATCTGTGGGAGAAAGATCAACATTGTGGCTGCAGAAACTTGATCCCTCTTGAGATTGCACTTAAGGTGGCAAGTAAAATCAAAGCAAAAGAGAGGTTTGCAGTGTATATTTTGATCCCAATGTGGCCGGAAGGATTGCCAGAGAGTGAGCCAGTGCAGGACATATTGCATTGGACTCGAGAAACAATGTCAATGATGTACAAATTGATTGGAGAAGCAATAAGAGAGAGTGGTGAAGACAGCCATCCAAGAGATTACTTGAACTTCTTCTGCCTCGCTAATAGGGAGGAGCAGGGCGAAGGGGAATTTGTTCCACAGAGTTCTCCTCATCCTGGGACACACTACTGGAATGCCCAAAAGCATAGGAGATTCATGGTTTATGTTCATTCCAAGCTAATGATAGGTAAGAATATAACTGACATGAATATAGCtcttaacttgttattttatttgaagtATTCTTTTGCCCCtaaacaacaaaatatcaatcaaatgcaagacaacatcatcTAATACGAGAGTGATTCAATGTTGCTAATGAGTCTTTTGCCGGTTTCATTCTTCAGTGGACGACATGTACATGTTGATAGGATCTGCAAATGTGAACCAAAGGTCCATGGATGGGCAGCGAGACACTGAAATTGCAATAGGGTGCTACCAACTGAGAGACGGGGAGAAGAAGATTAGTCGCGGGGATATTCATGCATACCGCATGTCGCTGTGGTACGAGCATACTGGACGAGCTGAAGAAGTGTTTCGAGAGCCTCGCACCTTAGAATGCATGCGGAGTATGGATTCTATCGGGCAGCAGATGTGGAAGATCTACCATGGAGAAGAAGTTGTGGACATGCAAGGTGTCCATTTAGTTAGCTACCCTCTAAGTGTAACCAACAATGGTTCTGTTGAGGATCTGGAGGATGGCGGCTGTTACTTTCCGGATACAAAATCTCCAATCAAGGGTAACAGATCAAAAATCTTGCCACCTATAATTACCACTTGATACAAAAATGGAAGATTGTTTAGTTTCTGATTCAAACACTTGATTCTGACTAAATCATTTACACTCAGGCCATCTTTTTCTCCTGCATTCATATGACCAGTATGATATGATATTGTACAGTGTAAGTGTTCTGTAATAGTTAACTTGAACAGCAAGAAGGTGCAACTCAGCCGTTTAATTACTTTGTAGCCATTATAACAACAGGGGAAGTGactgaaaacatagaaaacaacATGGGTGTTTTTCTAATATTAATAGGCAATGAAATTAACCAGGTTTGTTTGTCTCTTTGGCCACACATCATTCTTGGATTTATTGAGTAAGTGCATTCATTAATGGACTCGGAtttattatggaaaaataggttaaAAGGAGAGGAAATAACGGAAGAAGTTTACAGTgatttaagaaatttatatcaattatattaattttgtctttGGGTTTAATTATgatactattaattataattttgtgttACTAACTAATTGGTAGTCTTTTGAATTATACTATTTATATTGAagctaaaatttattatttatttatattaattttagctGTTGCAACAATAATAGCGGAAAAAACATTTTACCATTAAAGATAGTTAAAAATGAATTGTGTAATCCAATAGTTGATGGTTGGATGAATGATTGTTTGACAAGATGCATTGAAAGGGATGTAGTCGATTGCATTAATTATAAGGTTTAGActtttattgtaaaaaaaaaaaatagtcaattcttttcatttgaaaaaaatacaaaaattacccttaaagtgtaataaaatattataattaaccCTCTAATATTAGTTAACACTAGTTAAATATTAACCACCCCCATTTTTAGTTCACGATGAATAGCACAAGGCATAGCCCACTAAGATCTGTGCCTAGACCCTCAAGAAGATTCTccaaaatctaataattaattatttaaaatttatttttcttattttttgagatacaaaatcactaattttattttatcataattttttatttaaatttatattctatttattttattattccatTTAGACTAGAAGGTCCCCAATTTCCAAGTTCacatatcattttttaatattatatagtAAATAGTAAGATATCATTTATACGAGGAGACTCTTAATTCCCCAACTACATgaatcatttttcaatattaggCAATAAATAATGAGTTGTAAATCAGtaatgtaaagaaaaaaatgcaagaagTGGAGTTATTTTAAGAGAACAATTTGATAAAACGATTATTTAAATAGTGAAAATTTTATCTAGTGAATCCACGTTGATttgacattaaaaaaataaataaatcaatgacTTTTTAATTTGTAGGGCCTATCTATAGACCCTCCACTTTTCTTACTTATtcaacttttatgttttcaaatctttcatcttatctatattatcaatttaaaaatatttattttttaaacttgaatatttaaaaaataaaaaaataaaaaaatttaatatttatttatattattaaaactaatggatcacccatgcgatgcatggatgaatggatatcgtaaaaaaaaaaaaaattgttaaagtaaaaattatataatttaatagttacaataaatgaaaatcacaataaagaagtaaaaataaataaaataattgtgttacaatcatgaaaatacaacaaaaagattatagattttgaaagattttcttatatgcattcaagggtagacaaacaattaaaagcacataactctatcccgaaaccatgtaaaaataaacttaaattaacatgtaatacaataagcaatgcgtaaaaaataaaaaaaattacacaataacaggaaaaaaaaatgataaccaacctctttattttgaaatatgcattcaagggtagactttTTCTGGGGGGGATTTttacgtgtatttgtctcatatgtgcataccacacgaaccctcaaggcctaatttttcttagttgcattcacatcactcacttgacagaatagtggtgctatgttacactAGAAGATCAAATTGGGTAAAAAAatacggttaaaatttactaaataaaagtaaagaagaagagaaaatttgagaagaataatcgaaaaatgagaagagaagaaatggaagggttgaacgggaatggagagaaagaagagagagagatatttactttcttttattaatttctcttcattcaaattctcctatttttctcaatttatcaaatcacataccaccattaagtttctcttttttcccacgctttgccacacaatttgaatcttactcacttaacataattttcaaaatacaaatttaatttgcatttaatttctccaagtctAACATATAACACATCTTTAGTGTAGACTAatgggaaaaaggaaaattaaataaatgacaataatcaattaagttgaaaaataaaattatgacatttaaaattataaaaaataaatttaaattaattaaattgtatgtaaaataaagataatttaaataatcaattaattatataaaataataataatcaaattttcaaaattgattatccatacatgactttacatatttctcctaacaattaattatcacatttaagacatgtcaaatttttaaggaagaaaaaataaaatttaaaaataaaattataacatttaagttatatataaaattataatatttaaaattataagaaaaataatttaaattaattaaactatatataaaataaagacaatttaaataatcaattaattgtataaatgataataatcaaaattttaaaattgattatccatgactttatatatttctcctcgtaatcaattaccacatttaagacaagtcaaatttttaagaaagtaaccaaaaaaaagttaaaaaaaaaaaattataatatttaaattatatataaaattataacatttaaaattttaaaaaataaatttaaattaattaaactatatataaaataagaataatttaaataatcaattaattatataaatgataataatcaaattttcaaaattaattattcatacatgactttacatatttcttctgataatcaattatcatattaagacagatcaaatttttaagaaagcaacaaaaaaataaagtttaaaaataaaattataacatttaagttatatataaaattataacatttaaaattataatttaattaaatttaaattaattaaactatataaaataaagataatttaaataaataattaattatataaatgataataatcaatttttcaaaattaattatacatacacaactttacatatttctcctcgcaatcaattatcacatttaatacatgtcacatttttaagaaagcaacaaacaaaaataaagttaaaaaataaaattataacatttaagttatatataaaattataacatttaaaattataaaaaaataaatttaaaataattaaactatatataaaataaagacaatttaaataattaattaattatataaataataataatcaaaattttaaaatttattatccatacatgactttacatatttatcctaacaatcaattatcacatttaagacatgtcacattttttaaaaagcaacaaaaaaaataaagttaaaaaataaaattataacatttaagttatatataaaattataaaaaaataaatttaaaataattaaactatatataaaataaagacaatttaaataattaattaattatataaataataataatcaaaattttaaaattgattatccatacatgactttacatatttatcctagcaatcaattatcacatttaagacatgtcacattttttaaaaagcaacaaaaaaaaataaagttaaaaaataaaattataacatttaaaattataaaaaaaataaatttaaattaattaaactatatataaataaaaataaaataaaaaatttacttgacagtcggtattcaacagtattacctaatatctcaagatttctcccgatttaaaaaagtctcatttttttgtaatttatttcaattaaaattttatgctaatatttaaaaattaataatatggataaattaataatatttatcttggctcttcatataccagcatgattatacattctccaaacactatttagttatgaaaaaaaccatttacatgttcCAAAAACTACATCTCCAAGACTTAAtaaatgacctataaaaattctatttcaggtaagtaaaaaaaattaaaaaaacataataaaatatcaaaatagtaactggaaatgggcgggaaaaaatttgacggctgttttgttataatatatatatagatatatagatatagatgctaccaaaataatttttacctatcgtaataaatattcttaaacCAGGCTGAGGATGAAGCTAGTCTTTTGCCATCTAATCAAACCCAAATACTGAGAAGAATGAAACATTTCTGGAAGCTAACCAATTGATAGTAGCATTAAAACCTTTCTCAGAGCCAATCGATCAATTTGTACATAATTGAACCCTCGAAGGTTAGACTGCTTCAGTTGCAACTAATAAAACTTTTTTTCATACTCTCCACGTCTCCCTCCCTACCTCTCTCCCCAGCTTTTGTTTTGAGCCTCGAAAATCAGTTGGCTTCCTTCTCTAAAGGTGTTTGGCGCACTGTTTTTTACAAGGAGTTATAAGCCTTTTTGTTTTTAACCTgtataaaacttaaaagttaagtaatgtttaatttaataacgtatttagataaatatattttaagttgtcagttaaataagagagaaattcataaataatctaaaagaaatttaaaaaattgtttttaaccactttctagtaaaaaacgtttttgacaaatcaaacaaactaattgcactCTATAGTTACTTTTATGTGAGATGcataaaatacccttaatgagattttaaattagaaatgcCACGTTGTCCTTATTTtcatttactaaaatacccttgtctctttcatattgtttttctcttctctctcatccTCCAGCGTTAACgttattctctttctctctattgtCAAACCATCCAAACTCTGTCATTCATTATACATTCAATATTTTTGCTTGTTGAGTCATTTAACAATCTTCATCAATCACAGCGACCTCATTGAAATCTCATTCAACAAGATTCTTTATCTCCAACAAATAATTTCACTGACTGAATTTCTAATGCttgatttcatttctatttgttttgtttcgTGATCACATTGCTTATAAAGGCTATGTAGTATGTTTATGTttgtaaataaaacatattttgatagatattatTCCAAATCTATACTGAtttccatgaaaaaataatttttcaaaattgcacaACGTCATCAGGTTTTGTGGAGCCAGAAAAGCCGgctcgggttttgtggggccacaaaacctgaatttttaataaaaatggattttttgatcttttttttttttgggccatgggatttttcaaagttactcaATAAAAACGAtacatttttacattttttggcttaattgaatttataattcacaataaacaagaatgagatgataataaaacacaaccaatacatgattaagtgttctgaCTACtaataacattggattaaattgatataatgattataaaatttaccaaaaaatacaaatataatttttaaataataatttatttttggcactattgaataacttggaaaaatcccatggccaagaaaagaaaaaaaaaggatcaaaacaaccattttaataaaaaaaatcgggctttgtgaggccacaaaacctgggccgagttttgtggggccatgaaatctgattttttaataaaaattgattttttgattttttttttgggccatgggatttttcaaagttacccaataaaaaaataatgtatttttacattttttgacttgattaaatttataattcacaagaaataacaatgaaatgataataaaacacaaccaatacatgattaagtgttctaactactaacaacattggattaaattgatgtaatgattataaaatttaccccaaaatacaagtataatttttaaataataatttatttttgggactattgaataacttggaaaaatctcatagccaagaaaagaaaaaaaaagataaaaaaactattttaataaaagaaattgggctttctggggccacaaaacccgggcctgGGTTTTGTGGGAACACAAACCTTATTCTTTAATAAAACTGGatgttttgatcttttttttgggggggggccatgggatttttcaaagttacccaataaaaaattatgtatttttacatttttttgcttaattggatttataattcacaataaacaacaatgggatgacaataaaacacaactaatacatgattaagtgttctaactactaacaacattggattaaattaatataatgattataaaatttacccaaaaatacaaatataatttttaaacaataatttattttttgcactaTTGAATAaattggaaaaatcccatggccaagaaaagaaaaaaaaaggatcaaaataaccattttaataaaaaaaatcaggctttgtggggccatgaaaccagattttttaataaaaatggattttttatcctttttttggggggggggggcatgggATTGTTCAATGTTACCCAATAAAAacaaatgtatttttacattttttgatttgattaaatttataattcacaagaaataacaatggaatgataataaaacacaaccaatacatgattaaatattctaactactaacaacattggattaaattgatataatgactataaaatttaccaaaaaatacaagtataatttttaaacaataatttatttttgggactattgaataacttggaaaaatcccatggccaagaaaaagaaaaaaaaaagatcaaaataatcattttagtaaaaaaaatcgggctttgtggggccacaaaacccagccCAGGCTTTGTAGGGCCACAAAACTCGGGCCTGTGTTTTGTGGGGCATGAAaactgattttttaataaaaatagattttttgatttttttttgggccatgggattgttcaaagttacccaataaaaactaatgtatttttacattttttgacttgattaaatttataattaataagaaataacaatggaatgataataaaacacaatcaatacatgattaagtgttttaacaactaataacattggattaaattcatataatgattataaaatttaccaaagaatacaaatataatttttaaacaataatttatttttgggactattgaataatttggaaaaatctcatggtcaagaaaagaaaaaaaaaaagatcaaaataaccattttaataaaaacaatTGGGCTTTGtagggccacaaaacccggcccaggttttgtggggccatgaaacctgatttttttaataaaaattgttttttgatcttttttttttgggggccatgggatttttcaaaattacccaataaaaaataatgtatttttacattttttgacttgactaaatttataattcacaagaaataacaatggaatgataataaaacacaaccgatacatgattaagtgttctaactactaacaacattggattaaattgatataatgattataaaatttaccccaaaatacaagtataatttttaaacaataatttatttttgggattattggataacttggaaaaatctcgtggccaagaaaaaaaaaaggataaagtaaacattttaataaaaaatcgagctttgtggggcc
This window harbors:
- the LOC127790546 gene encoding phospholipase D alpha 4, which translates into the protein MEGKHCSCFLHGTLEATIFHATPYAPPPFPFNCMFGTGKPAYVTIKIGDKTVARTSQESDRIWNQTFQILCAHSSDSIVTITLKTNCHVLGKFHMPARQILSEASLINGFFPLTAENGNPNSGLELRFMLWFKPAKLEPSWGKLLSSGGFEGSKNAAFPQRSNCVVRLYQDAHHRPGFQPPFEICGRPRKLWEDVFKAMEDAKHLIYIAGWSFNPNIVLVRDPETEIQHARGVKLGELLKRKAEEGVAVRIMLWDDQTSLPIIKNKGLMRTHDQDALAYFKYTRVVCRLCPRLHHKFPTVFAHHQKTITVDARLEPFSSGNREIMSFLGGLDLCDGRYDTEEHSPFRTLNTESHSHDFYQTSLAGASLQRGGPREPWHDTHACIVGEAAWDVLRNFEQRWRKQCDPSLLVPVNTISELCHQPTPPRISSKKDWKVQVFRSIDHVSATQMPENLRVEQSIHEAYVEAIRRAERFIYIENQYFIGGCHLWEKDQHCGCRNLIPLEIALKVASKIKAKERFAVYILIPMWPEGLPESEPVQDILHWTRETMSMMYKLIGEAIRESGEDSHPRDYLNFFCLANREEQGEGEFVPQSSPHPGTHYWNAQKHRRFMVYVHSKLMIVDDMYMLIGSANVNQRSMDGQRDTEIAIGCYQLRDGEKKISRGDIHAYRMSLWYEHTGRAEEVFREPRTLECMRSMDSIGQQMWKIYHGEEVVDMQGVHLVSYPLSVTNNGSVEDLEDGGCYFPDTKSPIKGNRSKILPPIITT